Proteins from a genomic interval of Ramlibacter algicola:
- the pheS gene encoding phenylalanine--tRNA ligase subunit alpha: MTDNDLASLVDAARAAFASAGTPADLENAKAQFTGKSGRITDLMKGLAALPVEEKKTRGAAINTAKQAIEAALTARRRELADAELALQLQAESLDVSLPGRVREQGGLHPVMLAMERIEQIFASMGFDVADGPEIESDWHSFTSLNNPPNHPARSMQDTFYVDIQGDDGIPYNLRPHTSPMQVRYAHQHVKRFADRVKAGEPMPEIRVIAPGRTYRVDSDATHSPMFHQVEGLWLGESISFKDLKVVFTDFCRTFFESDDLKLRFRPSFFPFTEPSAEIDIQFQSGPLSGRWLEVAGSGQVHPNVVRNMGLDPEQVTGFAFGTGADRLAMLRYGVNDLRQFFEGDIRFLRQFR, from the coding sequence ATGACCGACAACGACCTCGCATCCCTCGTCGACGCCGCGCGCGCCGCCTTCGCCTCCGCGGGCACCCCCGCGGACCTGGAGAACGCCAAGGCGCAATTCACCGGCAAGTCCGGCCGCATCACCGACCTCATGAAGGGGCTGGCGGCGCTGCCGGTCGAGGAGAAGAAGACCCGCGGCGCGGCGATCAACACGGCCAAGCAGGCGATCGAGGCTGCGCTGACCGCGCGGCGCCGTGAACTGGCGGACGCCGAACTCGCGCTGCAGTTGCAGGCCGAGTCGCTGGACGTTTCGCTCCCGGGCCGCGTGCGCGAGCAGGGCGGCTTGCACCCGGTGATGCTGGCGATGGAACGCATCGAGCAGATCTTCGCCAGCATGGGCTTCGACGTCGCCGACGGCCCGGAGATCGAATCGGACTGGCACAGCTTCACGTCGCTGAACAACCCGCCCAACCACCCGGCGCGGTCGATGCAGGACACGTTCTACGTCGACATCCAGGGCGACGACGGCATCCCCTACAACCTGCGCCCGCACACCAGCCCGATGCAGGTGCGGTACGCGCACCAGCACGTCAAGCGCTTCGCCGACCGCGTGAAGGCCGGCGAGCCGATGCCCGAGATCCGCGTCATCGCGCCGGGCCGCACCTACCGCGTCGACAGCGACGCGACGCATTCGCCGATGTTCCACCAGGTCGAAGGCCTGTGGCTGGGCGAGAGCATCAGCTTCAAGGACCTGAAGGTCGTCTTCACCGACTTCTGCCGCACGTTCTTCGAGAGCGACGACCTGAAGCTGCGCTTCCGCCCCAGCTTCTTCCCGTTCACCGAGCCCAGCGCCGAGATCGACATCCAGTTCCAGTCCGGCCCGCTGTCCGGACGCTGGCTGGAAGTGGCCGGCTCCGGCCAGGTGCATCCGAACGTCGTGCGCAACATGGGCCTGGACCCGGAGCAGGTGACCGGCTTCGCCTTCGGCACCGGCGCCGATCGCCTGGCGATGCTGCGCTACGGCGTCAACGACCTGCGCCAGTTCTTCGAAGGCGACATCCGCTTCCTGCGCCAGTTCCGCTGA
- the pheT gene encoding phenylalanine--tRNA ligase subunit beta — protein MQFPESWLREFCNPPLSTREIADILTMGGLEVEDLHPVAPPFTKVVVGEIREAVQHPNADRLRVCQVDVGQGALLNIVCGAPNARVGIRVPTALVGAELPPGEDGKPFQIKLGKLRGVESQGMLCSARELQLSEDHGGLLELAADAPVGGDVREVLQLDDHVFTLKLTPNLAHALSVYGVARELSALTGAPLKAPKFHPVEPRHDARLPVKVSAPDLCGRFSGRIVRNVDTTAKTPQWMVDRLARCGQRSVTALVDISNYVMFEYGRPSHIFDLDKIHGALDVRWGKPGEQLKLLNGSTITVDEKVGVIADDREVESLAGIMGGDATAVSDATRNVYVEAAFWWPEAIQGRSRRFNFSTDAGHRFERGVDPALTVEHIEHITRLIVDICGGEAGPMDDHVVRLPEQRTVSLRVARASKVIGMPVTPAQCLDAFTRLGLPAREQSPGTIAVQPPPYRFDISLEEDLVEEVARVIGYERLPTTPPLAPIAARTGSESRRSRFALRRQLAALGYQETINFSFVEERWEKELAGNDDPIRLLNPIASQMGVMRSSLVGSLLQVLRFNLDRKAERVRVFEVGRVFLRDAAIQTTDTSVRGVRQPMRVAALAYGSVDGLQWGRPAAPADFFDAKGDLEALLLPRRAVFEPAQHPALHPGRCARIVLDGTPIGHVGELHPRWRQAWDLPLAPVLFELDLEPVLAHPLPAAQAVPRHQPVERDIAVIVGDAVTHDALLGAIRTADTGGLLRDASLFDVYRPKQPLTGIAAGEKSMAVRLTLGDPDATLTEAQIDAAVAAVVARLQSALGARLRG, from the coding sequence ATGCAATTCCCCGAGTCCTGGCTGCGCGAGTTCTGCAACCCGCCGCTGTCCACCCGCGAGATCGCCGACATCCTCACGATGGGCGGCCTCGAGGTCGAAGACCTCCATCCCGTCGCGCCGCCGTTCACGAAAGTGGTCGTCGGCGAGATCAGGGAAGCCGTCCAGCATCCCAATGCCGACCGCCTGCGCGTGTGCCAGGTGGACGTGGGGCAGGGCGCGCTGCTGAACATCGTCTGCGGCGCGCCCAACGCGCGCGTGGGCATCCGCGTGCCGACGGCGCTGGTCGGCGCCGAGCTGCCGCCCGGCGAGGACGGCAAGCCGTTCCAGATCAAGCTGGGCAAGCTGCGCGGCGTCGAGAGCCAGGGCATGCTGTGCTCGGCGCGCGAACTGCAGCTGTCCGAAGACCACGGCGGGTTGCTGGAACTGGCGGCCGATGCGCCGGTGGGCGGCGACGTGCGCGAGGTGCTGCAGCTGGACGACCATGTCTTCACGCTCAAGCTCACGCCGAACCTGGCGCACGCGCTGAGCGTCTACGGCGTCGCGCGCGAACTGTCGGCACTGACCGGTGCGCCGCTGAAGGCGCCGAAGTTCCACCCCGTCGAGCCGCGGCATGACGCCAGGCTGCCGGTGAAGGTCAGCGCGCCCGACCTGTGCGGCCGCTTCTCGGGCCGCATCGTGCGCAACGTCGACACGACGGCGAAGACGCCGCAGTGGATGGTGGACCGGCTCGCGCGCTGCGGGCAGCGCAGCGTCACGGCGCTGGTGGACATCTCGAACTACGTGATGTTCGAGTACGGCCGGCCGTCGCACATCTTCGACCTGGACAAGATCCACGGCGCGCTCGATGTGCGCTGGGGCAAGCCGGGCGAGCAGCTGAAGCTGCTCAATGGCAGCACGATCACCGTCGACGAGAAGGTCGGCGTCATCGCGGATGACCGCGAGGTCGAGTCGCTGGCCGGCATCATGGGCGGCGACGCCACCGCGGTATCCGATGCGACGCGCAACGTCTACGTCGAAGCCGCGTTCTGGTGGCCCGAGGCCATCCAGGGCCGCTCGCGCCGCTTCAACTTCTCCACCGATGCCGGCCACCGTTTCGAGCGGGGCGTCGACCCGGCGCTGACGGTGGAGCACATCGAGCACATCACGCGCCTGATCGTCGACATCTGCGGCGGGGAAGCCGGTCCGATGGACGACCACGTCGTGCGCCTGCCCGAGCAGCGCACGGTGTCGCTGCGCGTTGCGCGCGCCTCGAAAGTGATCGGCATGCCGGTGACCCCCGCGCAATGCCTCGACGCGTTCACGCGACTGGGCCTGCCCGCGCGCGAGCAGTCGCCCGGCACCATTGCCGTGCAGCCGCCGCCGTACCGTTTCGACATCTCGCTCGAGGAAGACCTGGTCGAGGAAGTCGCGCGCGTCATCGGCTACGAGCGCCTGCCGACCACGCCGCCGCTGGCGCCGATCGCCGCCCGCACGGGGTCCGAGTCGCGGCGCTCGCGGTTCGCGCTGCGCCGCCAGCTGGCCGCGCTGGGCTACCAGGAGACGATCAACTTCAGCTTTGTCGAGGAACGCTGGGAGAAGGAGCTCGCGGGCAACGACGACCCGATCCGGCTGCTGAACCCGATCGCCAGCCAGATGGGCGTGATGCGTTCGTCGCTCGTGGGCTCGCTCCTGCAGGTGCTGCGCTTCAACCTCGATCGCAAGGCGGAACGCGTGCGAGTGTTCGAAGTGGGTCGCGTGTTCCTGCGGGACGCCGCCATCCAGACCACCGACACCAGCGTGCGTGGCGTGCGGCAACCGATGCGCGTGGCCGCGCTGGCCTATGGCAGCGTCGACGGCCTGCAATGGGGCCGTCCTGCGGCGCCGGCAGACTTCTTCGACGCCAAGGGTGACCTCGAGGCGCTGCTGCTGCCGCGCCGTGCGGTGTTCGAGCCCGCGCAGCATCCCGCTCTGCATCCCGGCCGGTGCGCGCGCATCGTCCTCGACGGCACGCCGATCGGCCACGTGGGTGAACTGCACCCGCGCTGGCGCCAGGCCTGGGACCTGCCGCTGGCGCCGGTGCTGTTCGAACTCGATCTCGAGCCGGTGCTCGCGCACCCGCTGCCGGCCGCGCAAGCGGTGCCGCGCCACCAACCTGTCGAACGCGACATCGCCGTCATCGTGGGCGACGCCGTCACGCACGACGCGCTGCTCGGGGCCATTCGCACCGCGGATACCGGCGGCCTTCTGCGCGACGCGTCGCTGTTCGACGTCTACCGGCCCAAGCAACCCCTGACCGGCATTGCGGCGGGGGAGAAGAGCATGGCGGTTCGCTTGACGCTCGGCGACCCGGACGCGACACTGACCGAAGCCCAGATCGATGCCGCCGTGGCCGCCGTGGTGGCGCGATTGCAGTCCGCGCTCGGTGCACGGCTGCGTGGCTGA
- a CDS encoding integration host factor subunit alpha, with protein sequence MLTTTTKDEGAMEFTVESLETPALTKAQLAELLFEQIGLNKRESKDMIDAFFDLIATSLVDGQDVKISGFGNFQIRTKAPRPGRNPRTGEAIPIDARRVVTFHASHKLKEQIQGNGAGADDS encoded by the coding sequence ATGCTGACAACAACAACGAAGGACGAGGGCGCGATGGAGTTCACCGTGGAAAGCCTGGAGACGCCGGCGCTGACGAAGGCGCAGCTGGCGGAACTCCTGTTCGAGCAGATCGGGCTGAACAAGCGCGAGTCCAAGGACATGATCGACGCCTTCTTCGACCTGATCGCCACCAGCCTGGTGGACGGGCAGGACGTGAAGATCTCCGGCTTCGGCAACTTCCAGATCCGCACCAAGGCGCCGCGCCCTGGCCGCAACCCGCGCACCGGCGAGGCCATTCCCATCGATGCACGCCGCGTCGTCACGTTCCACGCCAGCCACAAGCTGAAGGAACAGATCCAGGGCAATGGCGCCGGCGCGGACGACAGCTGA
- a CDS encoding MerR family transcriptional regulator has product MEKALPSIPAKRYFTIGEVSDLCGVKPHVLRYWEQEFTQLRPMKRRGNRRYYQHHEVLMIRRIRDLLYDQGFTISGARNKLQELVQVERDKRRSGEVMLEGVEVIEVEDSVLEDFEDSTPPEPAISDKLLFVRRELSEIRDLLSSNH; this is encoded by the coding sequence GTGGAGAAAGCGCTCCCTTCCATTCCGGCCAAACGCTACTTCACCATCGGTGAGGTCAGCGACCTGTGCGGCGTCAAGCCGCACGTGCTGCGCTATTGGGAGCAGGAATTCACGCAGCTGCGCCCCATGAAGCGGCGCGGCAACCGCCGCTACTACCAGCACCACGAGGTGCTGATGATCCGCCGCATCCGGGACCTGCTGTACGACCAGGGCTTCACCATCAGCGGCGCGCGCAACAAGCTGCAGGAGCTGGTGCAGGTGGAGCGGGACAAACGCCGCTCCGGCGAGGTGATGCTCGAGGGCGTCGAGGTGATCGAGGTCGAGGATTCCGTGCTCGAGGATTTCGAGGACAGCACGCCCCCCGAGCCCGCGATCTCCGACAAGCTGCTGTTCGTGCGGCGCGAACTCTCCGAAATCCGCGACCTGCTGTCGTCGAACCACTGA